From one Thermodesulfobium sp. 4217-1 genomic stretch:
- a CDS encoding nucleotidyl transferase AbiEii/AbiGii toxin family protein: protein MKLTRQQLSALEVVLSYGIDEGFYLAGGTSIIKKLNYDENLKISLASDEDIACMKALAITQIGSKKDFFDLWYLLKKNFWGLFTLREFLRIKYKNFNFGIFLKALTYFEDADKENFVDIDPKWYAIKDFFKTSVKNKNWIKL, encoded by the coding sequence ATGAAGTTGACGAGGCAGCAGCTAAGTGCTTTAGAAGTAGTTCTGAGTTATGGGATAGATGAGGGTTTTTATCTGGCAGGAGGGACTAGTATAATTAAAAAATTAAATTATGATGAGAATTTAAAAATTTCACTTGCTTCAGATGAAGATATAGCTTGTATGAAAGCATTGGCGATTACACAGATAGGAAGCAAAAAAGATTTTTTTGATTTATGGTATCTATTGAAGAAAAATTTTTGGGGTCTATTCACTTTAAGAGAGTTTTTAAGAATAAAGTATAAAAATTTCAATTTTGGTATTTTTTTAAAGGCTTTAACATATTTTGAAGACGCTGATAAAGAAAATTTTGTTGACATTGATCCAAAATGGTATGCTATAAAAGATTTTTTTAAAACAAGCGTAAAAAACAAAAACTGGATAAAACTCTAA
- a CDS encoding Lrp/AsnC family transcriptional regulator, with product MHFKNLDEVDRQILKYLSENGRLSNAELGRMLSLTRAGVRDRVNKLVDNGIIDKFTIIVNPLKAGKNISMYLEIETEWPKINQVAEELLEREEITNIYQMSSFPHLHVHALFEDQTHTSNFIESLKAIDGVKSLRSEIIIKRFKERGSILI from the coding sequence ATGCACTTTAAAAACTTAGACGAAGTAGACAGACAAATATTGAAATATCTATCAGAAAATGGAAGGCTTAGCAATGCAGAACTTGGTAGGATGTTAAGCCTAACCAGAGCTGGAGTTAGAGATAGGGTAAATAAGCTCGTTGACAACGGGATAATAGATAAGTTCACCATAATAGTAAATCCATTGAAAGCTGGAAAAAATATCTCAATGTATCTTGAGATTGAAACAGAATGGCCTAAAATAAATCAAGTGGCAGAAGAATTATTGGAAAGAGAAGAAATAACAAATATATATCAGATGAGTTCATTCCCTCACCTACACGTTCACGCCCTATTTGAAGATCAAACTCATACAAGCAATTTTATTGAAAGTTTGAAGGCAATTGATGGTGTGAAAAGCTTAAGATCAGAAATTATAATCAAAAGATTCAAAGAAAGAGGCTCAATTTTAATTTAG
- a CDS encoding PDZ domain-containing protein — MRAKILIFLFAFLMIFSSVSFAVELNSKDLQWEPKWYKPQVLSSVELAKSILTNLMASQKFSTWLGYIPTKIDADKYGLRVFGVYGDQQETSVINLTEVRDAFIYYLPNLDRDFKWCVVVVLSHQDPSFQYFRTQDLETAQKLSDVISTFALAAGSKLYTPTGIDYFVDEKKMDKLKKDTCWSENYGAFVESVESTSPADTAGFKPNDIITEVNGEKVKDNMGFVGLIQNGVEGKESAQFNVKVYRNKTFLNLSMTVPNFNYGKEKLVSDTNQQKPQILSKASLGIDVKSISYSTDTGETYNGLKVLNIKPNGLAEESGIKVGDIILEINDKPVRDIPSMASIISNEMPIKFKVLRNGEILTLDAAQSF, encoded by the coding sequence ATGAGGGCTAAGATTTTAATTTTTTTATTTGCATTTTTAATGATTTTTTCGAGTGTATCCTTTGCTGTAGAACTAAATTCAAAAGATTTGCAATGGGAACCAAAATGGTATAAACCTCAGGTTTTAAGTTCTGTTGAATTAGCAAAATCTATTCTTACAAACCTAATGGCTTCTCAGAAATTTTCAACATGGCTGGGATATATTCCTACAAAGATTGATGCTGATAAATACGGTCTAAGAGTTTTTGGAGTATATGGCGATCAGCAGGAGACTTCTGTTATAAATCTTACTGAGGTCAGGGATGCGTTTATTTATTACTTACCTAATCTTGATAGGGATTTTAAATGGTGCGTAGTGGTAGTTCTATCTCATCAGGATCCAAGCTTCCAATATTTCAGGACTCAAGATTTAGAGACTGCTCAAAAACTTAGCGATGTAATAAGTACATTTGCTTTAGCAGCTGGGTCTAAGTTGTATACACCTACTGGTATTGATTATTTTGTAGATGAAAAAAAGATGGATAAATTAAAAAAAGATACTTGCTGGAGTGAAAATTATGGTGCATTTGTAGAGAGTGTCGAGAGCACTTCGCCTGCTGATACAGCAGGCTTTAAGCCAAATGATATTATTACAGAAGTCAATGGTGAAAAAGTGAAAGACAATATGGGTTTTGTTGGACTTATCCAGAATGGTGTGGAGGGAAAGGAGAGTGCACAGTTTAATGTAAAGGTTTATAGAAACAAGACCTTTTTAAATCTTTCTATGACAGTACCAAACTTTAATTATGGAAAAGAGAAATTAGTATCAGATACAAATCAACAAAAACCTCAAATTTTAAGCAAAGCCAGTCTTGGCATAGACGTAAAATCAATTTCATACTCAACTGATACTGGAGAGACTTATAATGGCTTGAAGGTATTAAACATAAAGCCAAATGGGTTGGCTGAAGAGTCTGGGATTAAAGTAGGAGATATAATTTTAGAGATAAACGATAAGCCAGTTAGAGATATACCTTCTATGGCAAGTATTATCTCAAATGAGATGCCTATTAAGTTTAAAGTCTTAAGAAACGGCGAAATTCTTACGCTTGATGCTGCTCAGAGCTTTTAG
- a CDS encoding prepilin peptidase, with protein MDFVFIISFGAIFGSFLNMLIYRLPREQSIISPPSRCPKCGNSLKWYMNVPILSYIFLGGKCFYCKEPIPIRYLVVEILEVMIFLVCYLDWGLGLEFFLHVWFFTASLGIFFTDLETLLIPDSFSLLSLIPAVGIAILRGNLIGSIVVAVGIFLLFYSVSVITNGGMGGGDTKYSASMSCFLGVFHSFFGFFTAFLLGSIIGIVFRTFGVIRKGEPIPFGPFLVLGCMISYGFGDYFIRLYLSLF; from the coding sequence ATGGATTTTGTATTTATAATCTCATTTGGAGCGATATTTGGAAGCTTTTTAAACATGCTCATTTATAGACTTCCCAGAGAACAATCCATAATCAGCCCGCCTTCACGATGCCCGAAGTGCGGCAACTCTCTGAAGTGGTATATGAATGTTCCGATATTGTCCTATATATTCTTAGGCGGCAAGTGTTTTTACTGTAAGGAACCTATTCCTATTAGATATTTAGTGGTAGAGATTCTTGAAGTGATGATCTTTTTGGTATGTTACCTGGATTGGGGACTTGGTCTGGAGTTCTTTTTGCACGTTTGGTTCTTCACTGCATCTCTGGGCATATTTTTTACCGATCTTGAGACTCTTTTGATTCCCGATTCATTTTCATTATTATCTCTAATTCCTGCAGTTGGAATTGCTATTTTGCGGGGCAATCTGATAGGATCCATTGTAGTTGCTGTCGGGATATTTCTGCTATTTTACAGCGTTTCTGTGATAACGAATGGCGGTATGGGCGGAGGGGATACAAAATATTCTGCTTCAATGTCATGCTTTCTTGGCGTATTTCATTCTTTTTTTGGATTTTTCACTGCCTTTTTGCTTGGCAGCATAATCGGAATTGTTTTTAGAACTTTTGGCGTAATTAGAAAGGGTGAGCCTATACCCTTTGGTCCATTTTTAGTGCTTGGCTGCATGATTTCATACGGGTTTGGAGATTACTTTATTCGTTTATACCTTTCTTTGTTCTAA
- a CDS encoding phospholipase D-like domain-containing protein, whose protein sequence is MKRILVFLFPLLFVFILSGCNNPVTKGEIKTPAPSTEQISSKSVELLFPRENENPVPVLTNLYNNAKKKIDVAIYSFTQPEILKALTNAKKRGVDVRVIVDREQSNGNVMKHAINTLLIDKIPVKVNTHSGLMHLKMSVIDDSIATTGSYNYSKAATDTNDEMFVVVSDQAFAKKCENYFDRMWNDNENFKSLSI, encoded by the coding sequence ATGAAAAGAATTTTAGTCTTTTTATTTCCTTTGCTTTTTGTATTCATTTTATCAGGTTGTAACAATCCTGTTACAAAGGGAGAGATCAAAACTCCCGCCCCATCAACAGAACAGATAAGCTCAAAATCGGTTGAGCTGCTGTTTCCAAGAGAGAATGAAAATCCCGTACCAGTATTGACAAACCTTTATAACAACGCAAAGAAGAAGATTGATGTGGCGATATATAGCTTTACTCAGCCAGAAATCTTAAAAGCTCTAACCAATGCCAAGAAAAGAGGTGTAGATGTAAGGGTGATCGTGGACAGGGAACAATCAAACGGCAATGTAATGAAACACGCGATAAATACCCTGCTGATAGATAAAATTCCAGTTAAAGTAAACACACATTCAGGACTTATGCACTTGAAAATGAGCGTAATAGACGATTCTATAGCCACCACAGGAAGCTACAACTACTCAAAGGCAGCTACCGATACAAATGATGAAATGTTTGTAGTGGTCAGCGATCAGGCTTTTGCGAAGAAGTGTGAGAATTACTTCGACAGAATGTGGAACGACAATGAGAACTTCAAAAGCCTTTCAATTTAG
- a CDS encoding lactate utilization protein C: MQTVLWDEKFSGKVEKGSFEDFKRRAEAVSAEVYFTNLKDAKNTIQEIFKRENAKNIIAFKSDLVDNMGIDKISKDMNINFFFEGGKKEANIADIGISEMECALAETGSVIEWSYPVWKRLVSAMPNVHIALVRSNRIVKDYESMFEIFKEKFESGHISFITGPSRTADIERVLTIGVHGPSKLVVMLIEEEE; encoded by the coding sequence ATGCAAACAGTTTTGTGGGATGAAAAGTTTAGTGGGAAGGTTGAGAAAGGTTCTTTTGAAGATTTTAAAAGAAGAGCTGAAGCAGTTTCTGCTGAGGTATACTTCACTAATCTGAAAGATGCGAAGAATACCATTCAAGAAATTTTTAAAAGGGAAAATGCGAAAAATATTATTGCCTTTAAATCAGATCTGGTGGACAATATGGGGATTGATAAGATTTCAAAGGATATGAATATAAATTTCTTCTTTGAGGGAGGCAAGAAAGAGGCAAATATTGCTGACATCGGCATTTCTGAGATGGAATGCGCTCTGGCCGAAACAGGATCTGTCATAGAGTGGTCATATCCAGTTTGGAAGAGATTGGTTTCTGCAATGCCAAACGTCCATATAGCTCTGGTAAGATCAAACAGAATTGTAAAGGATTACGAGTCAATGTTCGAGATCTTTAAAGAAAAATTTGAAAGTGGACATATAAGTTTTATTACAGGACCTAGTAGAACCGCAGATATTGAGAGGGTTTTGACCATTGGAGTGCATGGCCCTAGTAAGTTAGTGGTAATGCTCATAGAGGAGGAAGAATAA
- the ldhH gene encoding L-lactate dehydrogenase (quinone) large subunit LdhH, protein MITKELKDKIKDKLKDNIQRKNLGTFSEVYPGARAKAFEGYDIEDLREQIANIKKNVVKNLDKLADQFQSEVEKRGAIVYRAKTDKDVIDYIMKLCREKDVKLVVKSKSMVSEEVELNEAFKKEGIESQETDLGEWIIQIAGHKPSHMVMPAIHLNRQQVADYFSKELGKDMEPDIPFLVHTARVQLREKFLKADMGISGANIAVAENGSLFIVTNEGNGRLTATLPRIHVILVGYEKLVEKMTDAIPILRFLPRNATAQVLTSYVNLISGPSEAIVENPDGSFSVQKKELHIVLVDHGRLEMAKDPVFKELYQCIRCAACTNVCPVYALLGGHVYGHVYSGGIGALLNSFIGSKNTADQIQELCLTCGRCTEVCAGKINIPELIVEMRKRSVKKAGLPTLPKVVFQNIMSNRQLFHNMLRMASLGQKPFKSGPFIRNLPMFLSGYTKDRSLPAIVDQPFRDRFNGLKQKKETKKQTIAFFSGCLIDFAYPEIGEAVVESLNCAGFKVNFPQDQTCCGTPMFLMGDLESAKKVAMQNLDAMQKENPDFIVLACPTGVEMWERYPELMKDNQRYYEIAVKFSKRIKEYTSYINELCEKGEMKLKSLKGRGLVTYHDSCHLKRVLGIFEEPRNIINKTGIDFVEMKHCDQCCGMAGSYSVKFPEISGELADQKHKDIMESKADIVLAGCPACVLQIKGLIDKKGGNVKVRHIAELIKEALK, encoded by the coding sequence ATGATTACAAAAGAGCTAAAAGACAAGATTAAAGATAAGCTGAAAGACAATATCCAGAGAAAGAACCTGGGGACTTTTTCTGAGGTGTATCCAGGAGCACGCGCAAAGGCTTTCGAAGGATATGATATTGAAGATTTGCGTGAGCAGATTGCAAATATTAAAAAGAACGTAGTTAAAAATTTAGATAAATTAGCTGATCAATTTCAAAGTGAAGTAGAAAAAAGAGGGGCTATAGTTTATCGCGCCAAAACTGATAAAGACGTTATCGACTACATTATGAAACTTTGCAGAGAGAAAGATGTCAAACTGGTAGTAAAGAGTAAGTCTATGGTATCTGAAGAGGTAGAGCTAAACGAAGCCTTTAAAAAAGAAGGAATAGAGTCTCAGGAGACCGACTTAGGTGAGTGGATAATTCAGATTGCAGGGCATAAGCCTTCGCATATGGTTATGCCTGCTATACATCTAAACAGACAACAGGTGGCAGACTACTTTTCTAAAGAATTAGGCAAGGATATGGAGCCAGATATACCATTTTTGGTTCATACTGCAAGGGTTCAACTCAGAGAAAAATTTTTGAAAGCTGATATGGGTATTTCTGGAGCTAATATAGCCGTTGCAGAAAATGGCTCTCTTTTCATAGTGACAAATGAGGGCAATGGAAGGCTTACTGCTACTCTGCCAAGAATTCATGTGATATTGGTAGGTTATGAGAAATTAGTAGAAAAGATGACAGATGCTATACCGATATTGAGATTCTTACCCAGAAATGCTACAGCTCAAGTTCTAACAAGCTATGTAAACTTGATTTCTGGTCCATCAGAAGCGATAGTAGAAAATCCTGACGGATCTTTTTCAGTGCAAAAGAAAGAACTGCATATAGTTTTGGTGGATCATGGAAGGCTTGAGATGGCAAAAGATCCTGTGTTCAAAGAACTTTATCAGTGCATAAGGTGTGCCGCCTGTACGAACGTATGTCCTGTGTATGCGCTTTTGGGCGGTCATGTGTACGGTCATGTATATAGTGGTGGCATTGGCGCTCTTCTGAACTCATTCATTGGTAGCAAAAATACTGCAGATCAGATTCAAGAGCTTTGTCTTACCTGCGGAAGGTGTACTGAGGTTTGCGCTGGCAAGATAAATATTCCCGAGCTCATAGTAGAGATGAGAAAAAGGAGTGTAAAAAAAGCTGGTTTGCCTACCCTGCCCAAAGTGGTATTTCAAAATATAATGTCAAATAGACAGCTTTTTCACAATATGTTAAGAATGGCCAGTCTTGGCCAAAAGCCATTTAAGAGCGGCCCATTTATTAGAAATTTGCCTATGTTTTTGTCGGGTTATACAAAGGATAGATCTTTGCCTGCTATTGTGGATCAGCCCTTTAGAGATAGGTTTAATGGGCTAAAACAGAAAAAGGAAACAAAAAAGCAAACAATAGCATTTTTTAGTGGTTGTTTGATCGACTTTGCATATCCTGAGATTGGGGAGGCGGTAGTCGAGAGTCTTAATTGTGCAGGTTTTAAAGTGAATTTCCCTCAAGATCAGACATGTTGCGGTACGCCTATGTTCTTAATGGGGGACCTTGAAAGTGCTAAAAAGGTTGCTATGCAAAATCTTGATGCTATGCAAAAGGAAAATCCAGATTTCATAGTTTTAGCCTGTCCGACTGGTGTAGAGATGTGGGAGAGATACCCAGAATTGATGAAGGATAATCAAAGATACTATGAGATTGCTGTAAAGTTTAGTAAGAGAATAAAAGAATATACTTCGTATATCAATGAGCTTTGTGAAAAGGGAGAAATGAAATTAAAATCTCTCAAAGGAAGGGGTCTTGTAACGTATCATGATTCCTGTCATCTGAAAAGGGTTTTGGGGATCTTTGAAGAACCAAGAAATATAATAAACAAAACAGGAATAGATTTTGTAGAAATGAAGCACTGTGATCAGTGTTGTGGTATGGCTGGATCATATTCAGTTAAATTTCCAGAGATCTCAGGAGAGTTAGCCGATCAAAAGCACAAGGATATAATGGAATCAAAGGCAGATATTGTGCTAGCTGGATGCCCAGCTTGCGTTCTTCAAATTAAGGGCTTAATCGATAAAAAGGGTGGAAATGTGAAAGTAAGGCACATTGCTGAGTTGATAAAAGAAGCTCTTAAATAA
- a CDS encoding EAL domain-containing protein gives MEQKEYNFSKIASRANEIFLQNIDEPEVLIEKLLETIAVDFKLRLIWLGMIRNDDILFSKPYGPASEYINQSAEYKKRMLQTSLSVIKEKKPLIANNLLLDKGFEYIHENAKKYNLQSAALFPILPNDKISGILSIYSDEIGFFTTRKMEILSNLASTFGVVLSIIENMKEKILLEDVLSRSIQGIVITDSDNKIIYTNPAFTKITGYAQDEAIGQEPSILKSDMHSKEFYSDMWKKLKEDGFFSGKIYNKRKDGTIYPEIITLSTIKDKDGKIIYYTSFFVDISDLEDKDRKIEYLMLHDSKTGLLNTKGFYDKLNALAAGKNNFIVVYIDLDNFAYLNTTHGIEKGDALLRDFGRFLEQDTCEKEDYVCYFGSDEFAIISLKNTPEEATDYIKDLNSRIKKKEFTINSNKVQLSSCLGISLFPIDSSETDSIISFAQASCIKAKQLGKGQCVFYSESIQKDFENKIYFHTEITQAIERFEFELFYQPIFDTSSKNINHAEALIRWRHNERGILAPYAFIPFAEESDLIEKIDYYVIERGLNDLKTLQDHNINISISANLTGRTFLSDDFLENFKNIFYKKNINPNHYRFEITESIALSNVERTKKHIEELGRMGIYFNMDDFGTGYSSLSYLNRFDFKNIKIDSSFVFECEKDPKLAILVSSIIHMLDNLQYNITAEGVESEFLFFAFNHLNCDFLQGYFLSEPIPLNDFISFVKNFKLDGTLLDFLRKSTKTMDFELIKAKYEIYRFIRKIDSIIKEKKFEDSLYTLKDYKNCAFGKWFYSNAEKYANSKKYKDIETHHVALHKITEKLISELNDKNRLNKDLESLKKRAYKLNSLVDSLEIENFCLVPKL, from the coding sequence ATGGAACAAAAAGAGTACAACTTTTCTAAAATAGCTTCTAGGGCTAACGAGATTTTTCTGCAAAATATTGACGAGCCTGAAGTTTTAATTGAAAAACTTCTTGAAACTATTGCTGTAGATTTTAAACTTAGACTTATCTGGCTCGGAATGATAAGAAATGACGATATTTTATTTTCCAAGCCATATGGCCCAGCCTCTGAATACATAAACCAGAGCGCAGAATATAAAAAGAGAATGCTCCAAACATCATTGAGCGTAATTAAAGAAAAAAAACCGCTAATAGCTAACAATCTCTTGTTGGACAAAGGGTTTGAATACATACATGAAAACGCCAAGAAGTACAACCTTCAATCTGCTGCGCTATTTCCAATCTTACCAAACGATAAAATCTCAGGAATTTTGAGCATATATTCTGACGAAATAGGCTTTTTTACTACCAGAAAGATGGAAATATTGTCCAATCTTGCCAGCACATTTGGAGTTGTCTTAAGCATAATAGAAAATATGAAGGAAAAAATTCTTTTGGAAGACGTATTAAGCAGATCTATTCAAGGCATTGTAATAACCGACTCAGATAATAAAATCATCTACACCAATCCTGCCTTTACCAAAATAACTGGTTATGCCCAAGATGAAGCAATTGGTCAAGAGCCATCTATATTGAAATCAGATATGCACTCAAAAGAATTTTACTCCGATATGTGGAAGAAATTAAAAGAAGATGGCTTCTTTAGTGGGAAAATATACAACAAAAGAAAGGATGGCACTATATATCCAGAGATCATAACCCTTAGCACTATCAAGGACAAAGATGGCAAGATAATTTACTACACCAGCTTCTTTGTAGATATCTCAGATTTAGAAGATAAAGACAGAAAGATAGAATACCTTATGCTTCACGACTCAAAAACGGGGCTTCTAAATACTAAGGGTTTTTATGATAAGTTAAACGCTCTTGCAGCTGGCAAAAACAACTTTATAGTAGTTTATATAGACTTAGACAATTTTGCATATTTAAACACCACACATGGAATTGAAAAGGGAGATGCCCTGTTAAGAGATTTTGGACGCTTCTTAGAACAAGATACCTGCGAAAAAGAAGATTACGTTTGTTATTTTGGATCTGACGAATTTGCGATAATATCTCTTAAGAATACTCCAGAAGAAGCAACTGATTACATAAAAGACCTTAATAGCAGAATAAAAAAGAAAGAGTTCACCATAAATTCAAATAAAGTCCAGCTGTCAAGTTGCCTTGGCATTTCTTTATTTCCTATCGATTCAAGTGAGACAGATTCAATAATTAGTTTCGCACAGGCATCGTGTATAAAGGCGAAGCAACTTGGAAAGGGGCAGTGCGTTTTCTACAGCGAATCGATCCAAAAAGACTTTGAAAATAAGATATACTTTCATACCGAAATAACTCAGGCAATTGAAAGATTTGAATTTGAATTATTTTATCAGCCTATCTTTGACACAAGCTCTAAAAACATAAATCATGCAGAAGCTCTTATCAGATGGAGACACAATGAGAGGGGCATTTTAGCACCGTATGCTTTTATACCTTTTGCCGAGGAGTCTGACTTAATAGAAAAAATTGACTACTACGTTATAGAAAGAGGCCTAAACGATCTAAAAACCCTTCAAGATCACAACATAAACATATCCATATCAGCCAATCTCACCGGCAGGACATTTTTATCAGATGATTTCTTGGAAAATTTTAAAAATATTTTTTATAAAAAAAATATTAACCCAAATCACTATAGGTTTGAAATAACTGAATCAATAGCCCTCTCAAATGTAGAACGAACCAAAAAACACATTGAAGAGCTTGGAAGAATGGGCATATATTTCAATATGGATGACTTTGGAACAGGATACTCTTCTTTGTCATATTTAAACCGTTTCGACTTTAAAAACATTAAAATAGATTCGAGCTTTGTATTTGAATGCGAAAAGGATCCAAAATTAGCAATTCTTGTTTCATCGATAATCCATATGTTAGATAACTTACAATACAATATAACCGCAGAAGGGGTTGAAAGCGAATTTTTATTTTTTGCATTCAACCACTTAAATTGCGATTTCTTGCAGGGATATTTCTTGTCTGAACCGATACCTCTAAATGATTTTATATCATTTGTAAAGAATTTCAAATTAGATGGCACTCTTTTAGACTTTTTAAGAAAGAGCACGAAAACAATGGACTTTGAGCTAATAAAAGCTAAATATGAAATTTATAGATTTATAAGAAAAATAGACTCTATTATCAAAGAGAAAAAATTTGAAGACAGCTTATATACACTGAAAGACTATAAGAATTGCGCATTTGGAAAGTGGTTTTATTCAAACGCTGAAAAATATGCAAATTCTAAAAAATACAAAGACATAGAGACGCATCATGTAGCCCTACATAAAATTACCGAAAAACTAATAAGCGAGCTAAACGATAAAAATAGACTAAATAAAGACTTAGAAAGCCTCAAAAAAAGAGCATATAAATTAAATAGCTTGGTGGATAGCTTAGAAATTGAAAATTTTTGTTTGGTACCTAAACTCTAA
- the wbaP gene encoding undecaprenyl-phosphate galactose phosphotransferase WbaP: MFNIGIPGKLFNAIILNIPLRFIIILYTVYNILMKIFKTNFILIIALVLTDLLSFYLSLFLAYQIRYILFYLLPGRLVPMSFPFLSFLKMWWMPFITIVLIWTMNLYKKRLPFWIEASTLIKILTLNSVLIFAMVSLGRLLDEVSRGVLILFWFISLFLFPLLRLIVKLTLFNFNLFKERILFLGAGKTAKDSASGLLYDKYLGYHLVGFLDDDKEKWGDLLEICGKNYKVFGSINHFKKFIKKLNISTIVIAMPSLDAQSSSKLVGKVQLLVNKVIVVPDFKGVALLNSELLTLFDQRLFLISIKNNLKSKTSQVVKRIFDLVLCLAFSWLILPIIIIIAMFIKRDSEGSVFFIQERVGKHGRPFKCIKFRSMISNSDEVLNNYLNENPEKKLEWQKFKKIKGFDPRVTKFGRFLRKASLDELPQIFNVVKGEMSLVGPRPYLYSEIPDMQDYKETILLTVPGITGLWQISGRSELNFNERLNIDVWYILNWSVWLDLEILFKTLSVVIKREGAY; the protein is encoded by the coding sequence TTGTTTAACATTGGTATTCCAGGTAAACTATTTAATGCAATAATATTGAATATACCTTTAAGATTTATAATTATTTTGTATACGGTTTATAATATTCTTATGAAAATTTTCAAAACTAACTTTATACTAATAATAGCTCTTGTCCTTACAGACCTATTATCCTTTTATCTTAGCCTATTTTTAGCCTATCAGATCAGATACATTCTTTTCTACCTGCTGCCAGGGAGACTGGTTCCAATGTCTTTTCCATTCTTATCATTTTTAAAAATGTGGTGGATGCCCTTCATAACCATAGTTCTTATATGGACAATGAATTTATATAAAAAGCGGCTGCCCTTCTGGATTGAGGCCTCAACTTTAATCAAAATACTTACATTAAATTCTGTATTAATATTTGCAATGGTATCTTTGGGTAGGCTTCTCGATGAGGTATCAAGGGGTGTCTTGATCTTGTTCTGGTTTATCAGTCTATTTTTATTTCCCCTATTAAGGCTCATAGTAAAATTAACCTTGTTCAATTTTAACCTGTTTAAAGAGCGAATATTGTTTCTGGGAGCTGGAAAAACCGCAAAAGATAGCGCATCTGGTTTATTATACGATAAATATCTCGGATATCACCTGGTGGGATTTTTAGATGACGACAAGGAGAAATGGGGCGATTTATTAGAAATATGCGGCAAAAACTATAAAGTCTTTGGCAGCATAAATCACTTTAAAAAATTTATCAAAAAATTAAACATTTCTACTATCGTAATAGCTATGCCATCTCTTGACGCCCAATCGTCATCCAAGCTCGTTGGAAAGGTGCAGTTACTGGTAAACAAGGTCATAGTAGTTCCTGACTTTAAAGGAGTGGCACTTTTGAATTCTGAGCTGCTGACCCTATTCGATCAGAGGCTATTTTTGATAAGTATCAAGAACAACTTAAAGTCGAAAACAAGCCAGGTAGTAAAAAGAATATTTGACTTAGTTTTATGTCTGGCTTTCTCCTGGCTAATCTTGCCCATTATAATTATAATAGCTATGTTTATCAAAAGGGACTCGGAAGGCAGTGTCTTCTTTATTCAAGAGCGTGTGGGAAAGCACGGCAGACCATTCAAATGCATAAAATTTAGGTCAATGATATCAAATTCTGATGAGGTATTAAATAATTATCTTAATGAAAACCCTGAAAAAAAGTTAGAATGGCAGAAATTTAAAAAGATAAAGGGGTTCGATCCCAGGGTTACAAAGTTTGGCAGATTTCTTAGAAAGGCATCTCTTGATGAGCTCCCACAGATTTTTAATGTCGTAAAAGGCGAAATGAGCCTTGTGGGGCCAAGGCCCTATCTATATTCAGAGATACCTGACATGCAAGATTATAAGGAAACAATACTGCTTACAGTGCCAGGAATCACAGGCCTGTGGCAGATATCTGGCAGAAGTGAGCTCAACTTTAACGAGAGGTTAAATATTGATGTATGGTATATTCTAAATTGGTCTGTATGGCTCGATTTGGAGATACTATTTAAAACTTTATCGGTCGTAATTAAGAGAGAAGGAGCCTATTAA
- a CDS encoding CPBP family intramembrane glutamic endopeptidase: protein MEHNNIEKSEDLKILLLTVSELMFAIVAILALRFLDHPIYFSTTKTVIFISTTIGGGLFIFTYFLSRKFDFIKDMGNQIQSFIFKDIGALEIFYLALLSSFCEEIFFRGLLQRLFDVPFAALVFGLFHMSEWTNKGMANAMYLAFLGLCFGLLYNYTHTITAPIIAHFSVKFCVGIANYWLDPDRL, encoded by the coding sequence ATGGAACATAATAATATTGAAAAATCAGAAGATTTAAAGATTCTCTTGTTAACTGTTAGCGAGCTTATGTTTGCAATAGTTGCGATTCTGGCTCTCAGATTCCTTGACCATCCAATATATTTCAGCACTACTAAAACGGTAATATTTATCTCAACCACCATAGGCGGCGGACTATTTATATTTACATACTTTCTCAGCAGAAAATTTGACTTCATAAAAGATATGGGAAATCAGATACAGTCCTTTATCTTCAAGGATATAGGCGCACTTGAAATATTTTATCTTGCCCTCCTATCTTCCTTTTGCGAAGAGATATTCTTTAGAGGTCTCTTGCAAAGGCTTTTTGACGTCCCCTTTGCTGCTTTAGTCTTTGGGCTGTTTCATATGTCGGAGTGGACTAACAAAGGCATGGCGAATGCAATGTACCTTGCATTTTTAGGGCTTTGCTTTGGGCTGCTGTATAACTACACCCATACCATTACGGCGCCGATAATAGCGCATTTTTCTGTAAAGTTTTGCGTTGGGATAGCGAACTATTGGCTCGATCCCGACAGGCTTTAG